In Uranotaenia lowii strain MFRU-FL chromosome 2, ASM2978415v1, whole genome shotgun sequence, one genomic interval encodes:
- the LOC129744137 gene encoding uncharacterized protein LOC129744137, whose product MFMCDVLAMQFAFDKLLPFVKVLVKKFVEETQKMLVKIIFASVFILGWTCANPISSEESAETSNPQLDLLQMQLQLQLTLQKFQRSCVNTTGSDAGYWKFVSSLEDFQTCVVSKFDVAELSTVMQSLSPESRLEKMKKLCPALNATVPCFDGILEGIVMCTGESDIATAKNLMYDVIYGVLKVMCENEAVFMEEMIKPEFSICANRVAEQSEDCTVASLTQPGIKLNLDEKQCQDYVWSMKCFENKINDCGSAALGKFINAFMEPILKINNCNVNTEAEGAINDNEIKTSPQTAVSKAE is encoded by the exons ATGTTCATGTGCGATGTATTAGCAATGCAGTTTGCATTTGATAAGTTGCTGCCCTTCGTTAAAGTTCTAGTAAAAAAATTTGTAGAAGAGACTCAAAAGATGTTAGTCAAGATTATTTTTGCCAGCGTTTTCATATTGGGAT ggACATGTGCCAATCCCATCAGTTCTGAGGAAAGTGCAGAGACCTCAAATCCGCAGCTTGATTTGCTTCAGATGCAGCTTCAACTACAGCTAACGTTACAGAAATTCCAGCGGAGCTGCGTCAATACAACGGGATCGGATGCCGGGTACTGGAAATTCGTGTCTTCCCTCGAAGATTTCCAGACGTGTGTCGTCAGCAAGTTTGACGTGGCTGAACTCTCGACGGTCATGCAGTCGCTAAGTCCCGAATCTCGCCTTGAAAAGATGAAAAA attgtgTCCAGCGTTGAATGCAACCGTTCCATGTTTTGATGGCATTCTTGAAGGTATTGTCATGTGTACCGGGGAAAGTGACATTGCGACCGCCAAGAACTTGATGTACGACGTCATCTACGGAGTGCTAAAAGTGATGTGTGAAAACGAGGCAGTTTTTATGGAAG AGATGATTAAGCCGGAGTTCAGTATATGCGCAAATCGGGTAGCGGAACAAAGCGAAGACTGCACGGTTGCCAGTTTGACTCAGCCGGGAATAAAGCTCAACTtggacgaaaaacagtgtcagGACTACGTGTGGAGTATGAAGTGtttcgaaaacaaaatcaacGACTGTGGTTCTGCAGCTCTTGGGAAGTTCATTAACGCTTTTATGGAACCCATCTTGAAAATCAACAACTGCAATGTCAACACAGAGGCCGAAGGAGCCATCAACGATAATGAGATTAAAACATCTCCCCAAACAGCTGTCAGTAAGGCAGAATAA
- the LOC129744139 gene encoding uncharacterized protein LOC129744139 isoform X1, with product MSSKIMLAIVVILGLTLSGSDAGVWKYVSSSEEFDDFSIEEQGPCDQDGWDELFIDGRSLRRNECITRPLQLDNAFKKCVLNSSVEEDFFSDIRCLVLEQAMGCLQREVKKCGSQSMKKLAKRMKQSYKGEFYC from the exons ATGTCATCAAAAATTATGTTAGCAATTGTTGTCATACTGGGCT TAACTCTATCTGGATCCGATGCCGGCGTTTGGAAATATGTTTCATCATCTGAGGAGTTCGATGATTTCTCAATCGAGGAGCAAGGGCCTTGTGATCAGGATGGCTGGGATGAGCTTTTTATCGATGGCAGATCGCTTCGCAGGAATG aatgcATCACACGGCCTCTACAACTGGacaatgcatttaaaaaatgcgTCCTTAATAGTTCAGTTGAAGAAGACTTCTTCTCTGACATTCGGTGCCTCGTTTTGGAACAAGCGATGGGTTGCTTGCAGCGTGAAGTGAAAAAATGTGGATCCCAATCGATGAAGAAGCTAGCGAAACGAATGAAACAGTCCTACAAGGGAGAGTTCTATTGCTAA
- the LOC129744139 gene encoding uncharacterized protein LOC129744139 isoform X2, with translation MALTLSGSDAGVWKYVSSSEEFDDFSIEEQGPCDQDGWDELFIDGRSLRRNECITRPLQLDNAFKKCVLNSSVEEDFFSDIRCLVLEQAMGCLQREVKKCGSQSMKKLAKRMKQSYKGEFYC, from the exons TAACTCTATCTGGATCCGATGCCGGCGTTTGGAAATATGTTTCATCATCTGAGGAGTTCGATGATTTCTCAATCGAGGAGCAAGGGCCTTGTGATCAGGATGGCTGGGATGAGCTTTTTATCGATGGCAGATCGCTTCGCAGGAATG aatgcATCACACGGCCTCTACAACTGGacaatgcatttaaaaaatgcgTCCTTAATAGTTCAGTTGAAGAAGACTTCTTCTCTGACATTCGGTGCCTCGTTTTGGAACAAGCGATGGGTTGCTTGCAGCGTGAAGTGAAAAAATGTGGATCCCAATCGATGAAGAAGCTAGCGAAACGAATGAAACAGTCCTACAAGGGAGAGTTCTATTGCTAA
- the LOC129746002 gene encoding probable cytochrome P450 6a13, translating into MWIEVLTLFLAPFIIFGLYVKRNYGYWARRNVAFVEPKFPGGNFGEATQMSLAELSEKHYKAMKGSGKFYGLFSFVKPMIVLTDLDLIKTVLIKDFNYFPDRGFYYNARDDPLSAHMFAIEGNYWRSLRTKLTPTFTSGKMKAMFGIVQNIADNLTKCLIDDVGEGADLEMKDYLARFTTDVIGGCALGLDCNSFEDPNNQFRYVGRKLFDTPKAPPQLAVLLKNYPDWGRALRFRSLHEDASEFFFNTVKNTLEHRQSNQVDRKDFLNLLLELRNNGVALTTEEIAAQALIIFLAGYETSSSTQTFCLYQLALNEACQEKARLSVLEAIEKHDGLTFEALQDMAFLDQCINETLRLYPPVPILERKAFQDYQIPETNIVVPRKMMVNIPIFAIQRDEQYYSNPTEFDPDRFNPEQVAQRHPMSFLPFGDGPRICIGLRFGMMQTRMGLATILSRFSLKPCSKTPIPMVFTSRTPMLQSKEGIWLKVVPLKER; encoded by the exons ATGTGGATTGAAGTTTTAACCCTTTTTCTAGCACCATTCATTATATTTGGTTTGTATGTGAAACGAAATTACGGATATTGGGCTCGCAGAAATGTTGCGTTTGTGGAACCGAAATTTCCTGGAGGCAACTTTGGCGAAGCTACCCAGATGTCACTGGCTGAGCTTTCCGAGAAACACTACAAGGCCATGAAAGGTAGTGGCAAATTCTACGGTTTGTTCTCGTTTGTGAAACCAATGATAGTGCTTACGGATTTGGATCTGATCAAAACAGTGCTGATCAAAGATTTCAACTACTTTCCGGATCGTGGTTTCTACTACAATGCTAGAGATGATCCTCTTTCGGCACATATGTTCGCCATCGAAGGCAATTATTGGCGATCGTTGAGGACAAAACTTACACCTACATTCACTAGTGGAAAGATGAAGGCCATGTTTGGAATCGTTCAAAATATAGCGGATAATTTAACCAAGTGTTTGATTGATGATGTTGGCGAAGGGGCTGatttggaaatgaaagattATCTAGCGAGGTTTACAACAGATGTGATCGGAGGTTGTGCTCTTGGGTTGGATTGCAATAGTTTCGAGGATCCGAATAACCAGTTTCGATATGTTGGTCGAAAGctttttgacactccaaaagctCCTCCTCAACTGGCTGTCCTGCTGAAGAATTATCCCGATTGGGGGAGAGCTTTAAGATTCAGAAGTCTTCATGAGGATGCTAGTGAATTTTTCTTCAATACTGTAAAAAATACTTTGGAACACAGGCAAAGTAATCAAGTCGATCGAAAAGATTTCCTGAACCTGTTATTAGAGCTGAGAAACAACGGAGTTGCTCTGACGACGGAAGAAATTGCAGCGCAAGCTTTGATCATTTTTCTAGCCGGGTATGAAACGTCGTCTTCCACTCAAACGTTTTGTTTGTATCAGTTGGCATTGAACGAAGCATGCCAAGAAAAAGCCCGACTCAGTGTGCTAGaagcaatcgaaaaacacgaTGGATTGACATTCGAAGCTCTTCAGGACATGGCATTCTTGGATCAATGCATTAACG AAACTTTGAGATTGTACCCACCGGTACCGATTTTGGAACGGAAAGCTTTCCAGGACTACCAGATTCCGGAAACAAACATCGTGGTACCCCGAAAAATGATGGTTAATATTCCGATATTCGCAATCCAGCGAGACGAACAGTATTATAGCAACCCGACGGAGTTTGATCCGGATCGATTCAATCCGGAGCAAGTTGCTCAGCGACATCCGATGAGTTTCCTTCCCTTTGGAGATGGGCCACGGATCTGCATAGGCCTTCGGTTTGGAATGATGCAAACCCGGATGGGGTTGGCCACCATTCTTAGTCGCTTCAGTTTGAAACCGTGCTCAAAGACCCCCATTCCTATGGTATTCACAAGTCGTACGCCGATGTTGCAATCTAAGGAGGGTATATGGTTGAAGGTGGTGCCATTGAAagaaaggtaa